The following are encoded in a window of Colletotrichum lupini chromosome 3, complete sequence genomic DNA:
- a CDS encoding glycosyl hydrolase family 47 — protein MLLARRKMPGIVLLGLPVSLLLLLLWHNDGGLPTFPTSSSSSAIPPKPIEWMTEQDETYFWRTVKVHHPAPEPLRQLPAVPSVRFPQVQAHFPPETSTQRRVREERQQTVKKAFQKAWSSYRKHAWLSDELTPVSGGRRNTFGGWAATLVDSLDTLWIMDMKSDFDEAVAAAATIDFRHTDLDEINVFETTIRYLGGFLSAFDLSGDARLLRKAAEVGEMLYKAFDTPNRMPITRWKVGDAARGDAQDVGNGALVAEIGSLSMEFTRLSILTGDPKFWDATQRIMEIFESQQNKTNIPGLWPLVVNPKDEVFNQGDDFTLGAMADSLYEYLPKMSALVGGRSGMYKSMYEAAVKPAIEHNLFRPMTPTNEDILIAGQAHSRESNGVRTIEQEPQGQHLVCFMGGLLALGGKLFNHPDEVSVARKLVDGCVYAYKSFPHGIMPETFYMVPCPSKQECAWDEALYKKHVLERAERKDDDEVLTADEIIKKDRLVPGFSAVPDRRYILRPEAIESVFIMYRTTADTSLLDSAWDMFSSIDNVTSTELANTAVWDVTAEGRPPQSDSMESFWMGETLKYFYLIFSEPGLVSLDEFVFNTEAHPFRRWK, from the coding sequence ATGCTCCTGGCAAGGCGAAAAATGCCAGGCATCGTCCTCCTAGGCCTCCCCgtctccctcctcctccttctcctatGGCACAATGACGGCGGCCTTCCCACATTCCCAAcatcctcatcctcatcaGCCATCCCGCCAAAACCGATAGAATGGATGACAGAACAAGACGAAACATACTTCTGGCGGACCGTTAAAGTCCACCACCCGGCCCCGGAACCCCTCCGCCAACTCCCCGCCGTCCCCTCCGTCCGCTTCCCCCAGGTCCAAGCCCATTTCCCGCCCGAGACGAGCACTCAGCGCCGCGTCCGCGAAGAGCGCCAGCAGACCGTCAAAAAGGCCTTTCAAAAGGCCTGGTCGTCGTACCGGAAACACGCCTGGCTCTCGGACGAGTTGACCCCCGTATCAGGCGGCCGGCGCAACACGTTCGGAGGCTGGGCCGCGACCCTCGTGGATTCCCTCGACACACTCTGGATCATGGACATGAAGTCCGACTTTGACGAGGCCGTAGCCGCCGCCGCGACAATCGACTTCAGGCACACCGACCTCGACGAAATCAACGTCTTTGAGACAACGATCCGCTACCTGGGCGGCTTCCTTTCGGCGTTTGACCTATCGGGCGACGCCCGACTCCTCCGGAAAGCAGCCGAAGTCGGCGAGATGCTCTACAAGGCTTTCGACACGCCCAACCGCATGCCCATAACTCGCTGGAAAGTGGGCGATGCAGCCCGCGGTGACGCCCAGGACGTCGGCAACGGTGCTCTGGTAGCGGAGATAGGAAGCCTATCAATGGAATTCACACGTCTCTCAATACTGACAGGCGACCCTAAGTTCTGGGACGCAACCCAACGGATTATGGAAATCTTCGAAAGCCAACAAAACAAAACCAACATCCCCGGTCTCTGGCCTCTAGTCGTGAACCCCAAAGACGAAGTCTTCAACCAAGGGGACGACTTCACCCTCGGCGCCATGGCCGATTCCCTCTACGAATACCTCCCCAAAATGTCCGCTCTCGTAGGCGGACGCAGCGGGATGTACAAATCCATGTACGAAGCCGCCGTGAAGCCCGCCATCGAACATAATCTCTTCCGGCCCATGACGCCGACCAACGAAGATATCCTCATCGCGGGGCAGGCGCACTCTCGCGAATCCAACGGTGTACGTACTATCGAACAGGAGCCGCAGGGCCAGCACCTTGTTTGCTTCATGGGCGGGCTTCTTGCGCTTGGTGGGAAGCTATTCAACCACCCCGACGAAGTGTCTGTGGCGAGGAAACTTGTCGACGGGTGTGTGTACGCTTACAAGTCTTTCCCGCATGGCATCATGCCGGAGACGTTTTACATGGTCCCCTGCCCCTCCAAGCAAGAATGCGCATGGGACGAAGCCCTCTACAAAAAGCACGTCCTCGAACGGGCAGAGAGaaaggacgacgacgaggttCTCACCGCAGACGAAATCATCAAAAAGGACCGCCTTGTTCCAGGATTCTCCGCCGTTCCGGACCGGCGCTATATTCTCCGCCCCGAGGCAATCGAAAGTGTGTTCATCATGTACCGCACCACAGCCGACACGAGCTTGTTAGACTCGGCGTGGGACATGTTTTCGTCCATTGACAACGTCACGAGTACGGAGCTGGCGAACACGGCGGTGTGGGATGTCACGGCCGAGGGACGGCCTCCGCAGTCGGACTCGATGGAGTCATTCTGGATGGGGGAGACGTTGAAGTACTTTTATCTCATCTTTAGCGAGCCTGGGTTGGTGAGTTTGGATGAGTTTGTGTTCAATACCGAAGCACATCCTTTCAGACGATGGAAGTAA
- a CDS encoding tannase and feruloyl esterase has translation MFSKPPNSPGLLGTTLLTLAALTSSTSASTSPKCDPSTFTFPSIPGLQHIKTTAVQVHNYTSFPNRLSEASLATTSASATGIPPFCNVTVSYTHPGHDDLVNVHVWLPLEKSAWNERFMGLGGGGFVVGEVDGDGPSAAVQEGYVAAVTDGGHLASLRPDVWALRGPGNIDWPLLVNFGYRSLHELAVVGKAVLGAYYDAEERYSYFKGCSTGGRQGLAVAQRYPGDFDGVLSMCPAVEFPAMVTSLYFPQLVMRWRRYWPSGCELGAIVKAGVEACDLGDGRRDGVIGRLGECGFDVRTAEGREFSCDGKDGKKIEGRVSRGAVEVVEEVVGGVLDEEGREMFPSYVPGTQFAGLLAMMNSVCEEETDRTRCAGVPFSVTDEWIRLFIEKDPAFDPASMSRETFRDVFRRGVEEYESVIGTPIPDLRRFRERGGKVLMWHGMADQAISIKVGRGLYEKAKGIEAKRGVEIEEFWRYFEVPGVNHCVSMYGAPFPWSALEKLRAWVEKGVAPEQLDARGFKIGEDGKVVVDEEVRRICLYPEEGVWNGKTWVCVKPGEKIEVIEEKEEL, from the coding sequence ATGTTTTCTAAACCACCGAATTCCCCAGGCCTCCTCGGGACGACCCTCCTCACCCTCGCCGCCCTCACAAGCTCAACCTCGGCATCCACATCCCCAAAATGCGACCCTTCAACCTTCACGTTCCCCTCCATCCCAGGCCTCCAACACATCAAAACAACAGCCGTCCAAGTCCACAACTACACCTCCTTTCCAAACCGCCTCTCTGAAGCGTCCCTCGCGACAACATCCGCCTCCGCAACCGGCATCCCCCCCTTCTGCAACGTCACAGTCTCCTACACCCACCCAGGCCACGACGACCTCGTCAACGTACACGTCTGGCTTCCCCTCGAGAAGAGCGCGTGGAATGAGCGGTTCATGGGGttaggcggcggcgggttcGTTGTCGGGGAGGTAGATGGCGATGGACCGAGTGCGGCGGTTCAAGAAGGGTATGTTGCTGCTGTCACGGACGGCGGACACCTCGCGAGTTTGCGGCCTGATGTGTGGGCTTTACGAGGCCCGGGGAACATTGATTGGCCTTTGCTGGTCAACTTTGGGTACAGGAGTCTGCACGAGCTCGCTGTCGTGGGGAAGGCCGTGCTGGGGGCGTATTATGATGCTGAGGAGAGGTATAGCTACTTCAAGGGGTGTTCGACGGGCGGACGGCAGGGGCTGGCTGTTGCGCAGCGGTATCCGGGGGATTTTGACGGGGTGTTGAGTATGTGTCCGGCCGTGGAGTTCCCTGCTATGGTGACGTCGTTGTATTTCCCGCAGTTGGTTATGCGGTGGAGGAGGTATTGGCCTTCTGGGTGTGAGTTGGGGGCGATCGTGAAGGCTGGGGTTGAGGCGTGTGATTTGGGTGATGGGAGGAGGGATGGGGTTATCGGACGCTTGGGGGAGTGTGGGTTTGATGTGAGGACGGCGGAGGGGAGGGAGTTTAGTTGTGATGGGAAGGATGGGAAGAAGATTGAGGGGAGGGTTTCGAGGGGGGCGGTTGAGGTTGTTGAGGAGGTTGTGGGGGGTGTGCTGGATGAGGAGGGGAGGGAGATGTTTCCGAGTTATGTTCCTGGGACGCAGTTTGCTGGGTTGCTTGCCATGATGAATAGTGTCTGCGAGGAGGAGACGGATCGGACAAGGTGTGCAGGTGTGCCGTTCTCCGTGACGGATGAATGGATCCGGCTGTTCATCGAGAAGGATCCGGCATTTGATCCGGCGTCGATGTCGCGGGAGACTTTCCGGGACGTCTTCCGGCGGGGAGTTGAGGAGTACGAGTCCGTCATCGGGACGCCCATCCCGGATCTGAGAAGATTCAGGGAGCGCGGGGGGAAGGTTCTCATGTGGCACGGTATGGCGGACCAGGCTATCTCTATCAAGGTCGGAAGGGGACTGTATGAGAAGGCCAAGGGGATCGAGGCGAAGCGCGGAGTTGAGATTGAGGAGTTTTGGAGGTATTTTGAGGTTCCTGGGGTGAATCACTGCGTTTCGATGTATGGAGCGCCGTTTCCCTGGAGTGCGTTGGAGAAGTTGAGGGCGTGGGTCGAGAAGGGTGTTGCGCCGGAGCAGTTGGATGCGAGGGGGTTCAAGATTGGAGAGGATGGGAAGGTGGTTGTTGATGAGGAGGTTAGAAGGATTTGTCTTTATCCGGAGGAAGGCGTTTGGAATGGGAAGACTTGGGTTTGTGTAAAGCCCGGAGAGAAGATTGAGGTGatcgaggagaaggaggaacTTTGA